The proteins below are encoded in one region of Danio rerio strain Tuebingen ecotype United States chromosome 14, GRCz12tu, whole genome shotgun sequence:
- the rab9b gene encoding ras-related protein Rab-9B → MSGKSLLLKVILLGDGGVGKSSLMNRYVTDRFDSQSFHTIGVEFLNRDLEIDGRLVTLQIWDTAGQERFKSLRTPFYRGADCCLLTFAVDDLQSFQNLGCWKKEFMYYSDVRDPERFPFVVLGNKVDKEEREVGEDEARAWCEENGCCPYFETSAKDDTNVGAAFEAAVREVLASEDPIDHTLLSSSIDLHGNRKVTRSSCC, encoded by the coding sequence ATGAGTGGGAAGAGCCTCTTGCTGAAGGTCATTCTTCTGGGGGATGGCGGCGTGGGCAAAAGCTCCCTCATGAACCGATATGTGACGGACCGCTTCGACTCGCAGTCTTTCCATACCATCGGTGTCGAATTCCTTAACCGCGACCTCGAAATCGATGGTCGGCTGGTCACCCTACAGATCTGGGACACGGCAGGCCAGGAGCGATTCAAGAGCCTGCGCACACCTTTTTACCGTGGTGCAGATTGCTGTCTGCTCACGTTCGCAGTGGATGACCTGCAGAGCTTCCAGAATCTGGGCTGCTGGAAAAAGGAGTTCATGTATTATTCAGATGTACGAGACCCGGAGCGCTTCCCCTTTGTAGTGCTGGGAAACAAGGTAGACAAGGAAGAGCGTGAGGTCGGTGAGGATGAGGCCAGGGCCTGGTGTGAAGAAAATGGCTGCTGTCCGTACTTTGAAACCAGTGCAAAGGACGACACAAATGTGGGGGCTGCTTTCGAAGCCGCTGTTCGGGAGGTTCTGGCTAGCGAGGACCCCATTGACCACACCTTGCTGAGCAGTTCCATCGATCTCCATGGAAACCGTAAAGTGACCCGCTCGTCCTGCTGTTGA